Proteins from a single region of Nomascus leucogenys isolate Asia chromosome 2, Asia_NLE_v1, whole genome shotgun sequence:
- the BEAN1 gene encoding protein BEAN1 isoform X1, with translation MSFKRPCPLARYNRTSYFYPTFSESSEHSHLLVSPVLVASAVIGVVIILSCITIIVGSIRRDRQARLQRHRHRHHRHHHHHHHHHRRRHREYEHGYVSDGHTYSRSSHRMRYACSSSEDWPPPLDISSDGDMDATVLRELYPDSPPGYEECVGPGATQLYVPTDAPPPYSLTDSCPMLDGTSDSGSGHSPGQHQQEQRTPVQGGLHTVSMDTLPPYEAVCGAGPPSGLLPLPGPGPGPRGSQGSPTPTRASASGPERIV, from the exons TAGCACGATACAACCGCACCAGCTACTTCTACCCCACATTCTCAGAGAGCTCGGAGCACAGCCATCTGCTCGTGTCCCCCGTGCTGGTGGCGAGTGCCGTCATAGGTGTGGTCATCATCCTCTCCTGCATCACCATCATTGTGGGCAGCATCCGCAGGGACAGGCAGGCCCGGCTTCAGCGGCACCGCCAccgccaccaccgccaccaccaccaccaccatcaccaccaccggCGTCGACACCGAGAGTACGAGCACGGCTACG TGTCGGACGGGCACACATACAGCCGCTCAAGCCACAGGATGCGCTATGCCTGCAGCTCCTCAGAGGACTGGCCCCCACCCTTGGACATCAGCTCTGACGGGGACATGGATGCCACGGTGCTCAGGGAGCTGTACCCAGATTCTCCACCAGG CTACGAGGAGTGTGTGGGGCCAGGAGCCACTCAGCTGTATGTCCCCACGGACGCACCACCACCCTACTCGCTGACTGATTCCTGCCCCATGCTGGACGGCACCTCCGACTCAGGCAGCGGCCACAGCCCTGGCCAACACCAGCAGGAGCAGAGGACCCCGGTCCAAGGTGGCCTCCACACGGTCTCCATGGACACCCTTCCGCCCTATGAGGCTGTGTGCGGGGCCGGCCCCCCATCAGGCCTGCTGCCACTGCCgggcccaggcccagggccaAGGGGCTCCCAGGGCTCACCCACCCCAACCCGGGCCTCAGCCTCTGGCCCAGAGAGGATTGTGTGA